Sequence from the Sphingomonas suaedae genome:
GGGGACAGCGTTGGCGTGGCATCGACCGTCAAGGTCGCGCCACTCGTCGCGCCGAAGGACATCGTCATCCACACTGCCGCGAGCGAAGCGGAACGGATTGCCGTCCCAGCTCCTGCCGCGCCGGTCTCCCCCATCATTCCCGTCGCGAACGAGACCAGGCTCGCCAATGGGATACGGGTGATCGTGGTCGAAAAACGCGATCTTCCGATCGTCACCGCCACCGTGGTGGCCCCCGCGGGCGGCGCGAGCGATCCGCAGGGCAAGGCAGGGACCGCCGCGCTCACCGCCGAACTGTTGACCAAGGGTACGGCGACCCGCTCGGCCGAACAGATCGCGCAGCAGATCGAATCGCTCGGCGGCTCGATCGGCGCGGGCGCGGACTGGGATGCCGCCTTCGCCACGGTTACCGTCAAGGCCGATCAGGTCGAACCCGCGCTGACCGTGCTCGCCGATGTCGCGCGCAATCCGGCCTTCGCTCAGGAAGAGCTGGAGCGCGCCCGCAAACAGACGCTGGACGGCGTTACCGTCCAGCTCAAAGACCCGGCAGCGCTCGCCGGGATCGTCGCGAACCGCGCAGTGTTCGGCGCGGCACCCTATGGCCACATGCTGTCGGGCAACCCGACCTCGCTGCCAAAAATCTCGCGCAGTGACATCGCGGATGCCTATGGTGACGCGTGGCAGCCAGATAAGGCAGCCCTCGTGATCGTGGGCGACATCGCACAAAAGGATGCCGTCGAGCAGGCGAAGAAGCTGTTCGGCGACTGGAAAGCGGACACACGCATCAGGGCCGCGACGGCGGCCGCCACGCCAAGCCCCCGGGTGATCGTCGTCGACCTGCCCGAAGCCGGTCAGGCTGGCGTGGTCGTCGCCCGCCCCGGCATCGCACGCGACGACAAGGATTTCTACGCCGCACAGGTCGCCAATGCCACGCTCGGCGTCGGCTTCACCTCACGCCTCAACCGCGAAATCCGCATCAAGCGCGGCCTCGCTTATGGCGCGGGCAGCAGCGTCGATGCACGCCGCGCTCCGGGGATCGTCACCGCATCGACTCAGACCAAGAACCCCTCCGCGCCCGAAGTCGTCGCGCTGATCGCCGCAGAGATGAAGGCGCTGGGTGCCGCCCCGGTCCCCGAGACTGAACTCGATTCGCGCAAGGCCGTATTGGTGGGCAGCTTCGGCCGCCGGATCGAGCGCACCGACGGAATCGCCGGGGCGCTCGCCGATTATGTCGCCGACGGCGTCCCCCTGGATACGTTGCAGACCTATATCCCCGCGATCCAGGGCGTCGATCCGGCAGCGGTGCAAGCGGCGGCGAAGAAGGTGCTCGATCCCAGCAGCGCCAGCATCGTCGTAGTCGGCGATTCAAAGCAGTTCGTCGACGCGCTTCGCAAGACCTATCCGCAGTTGGAGGTAATTCCGGCCAGCGCCCTGAATCTCGACAGCGCCACGTTGAAGTGATTCCAAAGCCCCTCCCCCTCAGGGGAGGGGCGTGGTTGCGGGGCCCTTCATCCCTAATATTAGCTTAACTATCAATCGTTTCACCTTGGGACGCGGTGAAATCGGCAGCAGAAAATAAAGGTCCGCGGCGCTATGGCAGGCTCGGGAAGCCTTCCCGGCGGGACAGACATGCTGCGACGGATGACGCGACTTCAGCTTCGGGGACTGGCAGCGGCGTTGATCGCGTCGCTGGTCGGTGCCGGATTCTCCGCACATGCCGGCCTGACCGCGCTCCACGCCTCGCAACAGGGCGCGCGCGCCGTCGGTCCCCAACCGACCGGCTATGAAGCCGACGACCACTTCCCCGGCGCCGCCTTCTACCAGCTCGCGGACGACGGCAGCGGCTCGCCATCGCTGGGATCGACCGGCACGGTAGAACTGCCCGATACCCCGGTTCCGGATGATGCAGCGGCGGATCCGACGATCCGTCCCGCCCCGCCCTTCGATTTGCGCGGCTCGGCCCAGGACAGGGCGCGCGCGCTGCAATGCCTTATCACCGCCATCTATTATGAGGCCGCGACCGAGCCGGAGGATGGCCAGCGCGCGGTCGCGCAGGTTATCCTCAATCGGGTCCGCCACCCGACCTTCCCCGGCACGGTCTGTGGCGTTGTCTTTCAGGGGTCCGAAAAGTCGGGCTGTCAGTTCAGCTTTGCCTGCGACGGCGCAATGGCACGCAAGCCCGAGCGGACTTATTGGGACCGGGCCGCGCGCGTCGCATCGGCCGCTCTGGCGGGCGAGGTCTTCGCACCTGTGGGCATGGCAACGCACTATCATACCCACGCAGTGACCCCGCGCTGGAACAAGAGCCTGGTGATGACCGGCGTGTTCGGCGCGCATTTCTTCCACCGTTGGAAGGGCTATTGGGGGACCGGCGCCGCCTTCACCCAGGCGTATCGCGGCGGCGAGCCGATCCCCGGCCCGACGGCGCGAACCGCCACTGCCCCGGTCGTAGCGAAGCCCGCCCCTGTCCCCACGTCAGTAGCCGTTGCGGACGCCGTGCAGCGACCCGGCAATCCAATGCTGCGCCCCGCCGCCGAACAGGTGCCTAAGCGGCAGCCTTCGGCCTCCGCGCGCCGCGAACCCGCCGAGAGCGGCGACGTTCTTGCGCGCTATGCCGCACCCGCGGAATCGCAGATTCTCGACAAGTGGAAGGACAGCGGTCAGCCGATTCGCTAGAGTCGGTTCAGCTTCGTGGGCCAAACTCCAGCACGAAACGGCCCCCGCACATGCGCGCGGGGGCCGTCCATTCATTCAGAGACGCCTTGGCTTAGCGGCGACGCTCCCAGTCCCGACGCTCCCACCGGATCTTGCGCGCCAGCGCATCGAAGCGGCGGTCGAGATCCGCCCGCTCTGCCATCGTCAGACCCGGGCGGCTCTGGCGATAGCGCGCTTCGAGCGCAGCGATGCCGCGAAACTCCGCCCGCAGACGGACAGCCTCGGCGCGGGTGATCTGTCCGCTCCGCACGCCTTGGTCGATGCGACGATCGAGAATCGCTTGCCGCTGGTTGATGTTCCACCAGCCATTGTCCGCGCCAGGCCGGTTCTGATTGTCGCGGCGTTCGACGCGGATCTTGCGCGACAGCACGTCGAACCGGCGGTCGAGGTCGCGGCGCTCGGCGATCGTCAGCCCGGGCGCCGACCGGCGATAGCGAACCTCAAGCTGGGCGATCCCGCGATATTCGGCGCGCAGGCGCGTCGCCTCGGCGCGCGTCAGCTGGCCATTGCGCAGACCCTGGTTGATCCGCTGCTCCAGTTGCGCCTGGCGCTGGTTGATACTCTGCCACCCGGCCTGTGCGGTCGCGGCAGGAACGGTGGCGGCGGCGATGCCGAGACCGGCGATCATCAATGCAAACTTCTTGTTCATCGACCTTCTCCTCATTCAAATCCCTGGCCGCCTCTGCGGCTGTCTCCGTTATTGCCGGCGCATGTCGCAATGATTTGACCGGAATGTCGCTTTTGTGTCGCGGCGTGTCGCAATCGCGAAAGCTCCGTTCATAATCGTTAACGCACAACGTGTTTTATCTTGCCAAAACACCTCGCATGTCGCATCTTCGCCGTCATGCTTAATCTGCTCTCGCTCATCGTCGGCATCGTCGCCTTTCCGGTGATGCTGATCGGCCTCATCCCGCTGCTCGGCTGGCTCAACTGGCTGGTCGTTCCGCTCGCGATCCTGGGCCTAGCCCTTGGCGCCTTGTCGGAGTCGAACACGGGTCGAAACCTCAATATCGTCGTGCTGATCGTCGGCGGCGTGCGGCTCTGGCTCGGCGGTTTCATCCTCTGATCTGACCCAGAGCGGGTCCGGTTTCCCGAACCCCGCTCTGTGTCCGAGGATCAGCGGCAGCGCATGTTGCCGCGGTCGATCGACGCGCCAAGGGCCGCGCCACCCGCAGCGCCCAGCAACGTCCCGAGCACGCTCGAACGTCCGTTGGTCAGCGCATTGCCCAGGAAGCCACCGGCGATGCCGCCGACGATCAGGCCCGTCGTCCCGTCGCTGCGACGGCAATAATAACGCCCGTCGCGACCGCGATAGATACGGTCCTGCCGCGTCAGGCGACGTTCGCGATAATAGCGGCCGTCGCGATAATAATCGTCGGCATAATAGGCGCGCTGGCCGCGCGCAGGGCGGTTCCAGTCGTAGTTGCGATACTGGCGCCAGTCGCGACGATCCGCACGGCGATCCTGGCGGGCATCGCGCAGTTCGCGCTGATATTCGCGCTGAGCCTGGCGGCGCTCGCGCGGCGAATCGGCACGGCGCAGGTCGCGGCGATAATCGCGCTGCGCATCGCGCACTTCTTCACGATATTCGCGGTTGGAGTCGCGCGGGGTCTGTTGGGCAAGGGCCGGGACGGGGGTCAGTACGACCGATGCCATCATCGCGGCGATCATCGGGGTACGCATTGGATACACTCCTGCAACTTTTGGATGTGCACCAGAACGACCGGGATATTGCGGCGGTTGCGTGAACCGAAAACTACCCCGCGTTCATCGCCCGGCCAGCTTCAGATGCCCCAATTTCACATGCGTTGCGCGCCCGGATAGGCGAACAGCAGGTCGCTATCGGTGGAGGCGGTAAGCACCGCGCTGCCGGTTACGGTTACGCACTCTCCCGCCTGCCATGCCACGCCATCGACCTCACCCGCGCCGCGCACCGGAATCAGCCAGCCGGTCACCCCATGGGGCAGCCGGATCGCCCGATCCCCGCCACCCCAGCGCTCCAGCACGAATTTCGGCCCCTCGACCAATATCGTCCGCCCGGCCTCCACCTCGCCCGGCGTCGGCGCGGGGGTCCATGGCTCCAGGTCGGCCACCGCGATCCCGTCATCCAGGTGCAATTCGCGCGGTCGCCCATAATCATAGAGGCGATAGGTGGTTTCGCTGTTCTGCTGCACTTCGATCAGGGTGAGACCGGCCCCGATCGCATGGACCGTACCCGATGGCGCATAAATCACATCACCCGCCCGTACCGGCTTCCAGTCGAGTAGTCCCTCGATCGATCCATCGATCGCCGCCGCACGCAGGGTTTCGGCGTCCACGCTTTCGCGGGGGCCGAGGGCGATCGTCGAATCGGACTCCGCGGCGAGAATCACCCAGCATTCGTCCTTACCGCGCGGCAACCCGCGCAGATGCGCCGCATCGTCGTCGGGATGCACCTGCACCGACAATTTTTCGCTGGTAAACAGATATTTGATCAGCAGGTCCGGCGCGGCATCGCCCGGAGTCTGGAACCACACCTCGCCCACAGGTTCCCCGCCCGGTGCAGGATCGTCAAACCCGGGCCACAGGCGATGACGTCCCCAAGGCTTTTCCACACGGTGCGTAGCGAGCAATTGCGCGGGCATCGGTCCTCCAGGAAATGCGCGTCGAAGCATCGCGACAACGCCCGAATTCTGCGCACCGATCCACTTCACCGCAAGCATCGCCAAAAAACATTTCGCCAGTACGCAACCCTCGGCTAAGAACCTGCGCAATGCGTATGCTTTCCACCCGCTCGCTCTCGCTGGTCGCTCTTGCCGTGCTGGCCCTTCCCATCGCCGGTTGTGCGCGCGGCGGCGGCACCCGTGCCGACCTGCCCTATGTCGCCCGCGACGTCGGCACGCTGTACACGGCGGCGAAGGACCGGCTGGACAAGGGGCAGTACAAGCTCGCCGCCGCGCTGTTCGACGAGGTCGAGCGGCAGCATCCCTATTCGGTCTGGGCGCGCCGCGCGCAGCTGATGGGCGCCTTCGCTTATTATCTCGACAAGAATTACACCCAGGCGATCCAGTCGGCACAACGCTTCCTGGCGGTGCATCCGGGTAACCGCGACGCGCCCTATGCCTATTATCTGATCGCGCTCAGCTATTATGAGCAGGTCAGCGACGTAACCCGCGACCAGAAGATCACCCAGCAGGCGCTCGACGCGCTGGGCGAACTCAATCGCCGTTATCCCAACACGCGCTACGCCGCCGATGCGCGCCTCAAGATCGACCTGGTCCGCGACCACCTCGCCGGCAAGGAGATGGAGGTCGGGCGCTATTATCAGACGAAAGGGCAGTGGCTCGCCTCGGTCATGCGCTTCCGCATCGTGATCGATCAGTATCAGACGACGACCCACACGCCGGAGGCGTTGATGCGTCTGACCGAAAGCTATCTGGCGCTCGGGATCAAGGACGAGGCGAAGAAGTCGGCAGCGGTGCTCGGCGCCAACTATCCGGGTACGCAATGGTATGAGCGGGCCTATGAACTGGTCCAGAAGCATGGCGAGCCGGTTCCAGTCCCGGCACTCGCGGCGCCCGCAGAACGTCCGGTACGCGACGAACCCCAGCGTCCCGCGTCGCCGACCGACGAGACGAACTGAGCTTTCGCGCTGCCCCGGTGAATCGCCTCTCCCAAGGCGGAACAAAAAGGGGTAGTGCGGGCCGATGCTGACCGCATTGTCCATCCGCGACGTGGTGTTGATCGAGGCGCTCGACCTCGACTTCGGCACCGGGCTTGGCGTGCTGACCGGGGAAACCGGGGCGGGCAAGTCGATCCTGCTCGATTCGCTTGGCCTTGCGCTCGGCGCCCGTGCCGACAGCGGCCTGGTCCGTCAGGGGGCGTCGCAAGCCGTCGTCACCGCCAGCTTCGAACTGACCGATCCCACAGCGGTCGCGACGTTGCTGGGTGAGAGCGGACTTGACCACGACCCGTCCGAGCCCCTCACCATTCGCCGCCTGGTAAAGGCCGATGGCGGCAGCCGGGCCTATGTCAACGATCAGCCCGCGTCGGCCGGCCTGCTGCGCGAACTTGGTGGCCTGCTAGTCGAAATTCACGGCCAGCATGACGATCGCGGCCTGCTCAACCCGCGCGGCCATCGCGCACTGCTCGACAGTTTCGGGCGTCTCGACGTGAATGCAGTCGCGACCGCATATCGCAAGCTCCGTGAAGCCGATGAGGCGCTGGCAATCGCGCGATCCGAGCAGGAAACCGCGGCACGGGATCGCGAATGGCTGGAACATGCGGTGGGAGAACTCCAGGCGCTGGCGCCCGAATCGGGAGAGGAGGCGGTCCTGGCGGAGCGGCGGGCAACGATGCAGCGCGGCGAGCGAATTGCGGGGGAACTCCAGCAGATCGCCGACCTCCTCGACGGGTCCGATGGAGCGCTGACTCGGCTGCGCCAGGCAGCCCGCATCCTGGAACGGGTTGCCGAGGATCATCCGGCGCTCGGCGAAGCGCTCGCCGCACTGGATCTCGCGCTGGTCGAGGGCGGTGCGACGCAAGACAATATCGACACCGCCGCCGAGGCACTGGCGTTCGACCCTGCTGCGCTGGAGGCGGACGAGGCCCGTCTGTTCGAGTTGCGCGGCCTGGCCCGCAAACACCGCGTCCAGCCCGACGATCTTGCCGATCTGGCCGAGACGTTCGCCGCGCGGCTTGCCCGGATCGAGGGCGGCGAAGGGACGATCGCCCAACTGGAGGCGCAGGTCTCTGCCGCCGAATCGGCCTATGTCGCCGCTGCCGAAACCCTGTCGGCCGCCCGATCCGCCGCCGCCGCGCGGCTCGACGCTGCGGTTGCGGGGGAACTGGCGCCGCTCAAGCTCGACGCCGCTAAGTTTCGCACGACTGTCGAGTCGTTGCCCCGCGACCAATGGTCCGCTTCGGGCCGCGACCGGGTGGAGTTCGAGGTGTCGACCAACCCCGGCGCGCCCTTCGCCCCGCTGATCAAGATCGCGTCGGGCGGCGAACTCTCGCGCTTCATCCTCGCGCTCAAGGTCGCGCTGGCCGAGGAGGGCGGCGCGCGGACGCTGATCTTCGACGAGATCGACCGCGGGGTGGGCGGCGCCGTCGCCAGCGCAATCGGCGAGCGGCTGGCGCGGCTGGCGTCGGGGACGCAGCTGCTGGTGGTGACGCATAGTCCGCAGGTCGCGGCGCGGGGCGCCCACCATCTGCTGATCGCCAAGAGCCATGACGGGCTGGTGACCCGGACCGGGGTGCGGCAGCTCGACGATGCCGAACGGCGGGAAGAAATCGCCCGGATGCTGTCGGGTGCGCAGATTACCGACGAGGCGCGGGCCCAGGCCGAGCGGCTGCTCGAAGCGGCCTAGCCGCCGCGGTTGGCGATCAGATCGATATCGGTGCCGCCATCCCCGCGCGCCGACAGGAACACGACATAGGCCGAATCGTCCTTCGCCCTGGTCCCGCCCAGCACATGCTGGCCGTCCTTGAGCTGGTGCTCGGCCGAATAGCCACCACGGACGGCTCGGGTGTAGTACCAGTCGATCATCGTCTGGAGCGGTTGCGGCGTCGAGAAGGTGACGACGCGCAGTCCGCACTGACCACCTTCCGCTCCGGCCGCCTCGATCACCCGGGCCTGGGGATGGAGCGGCATGTCGGCGGGGAGGCGCGCTGCCCAACCTGCCGAATAGTTCAACTTCGATGCGCATTCCGACGTGCGGCGGTCCTTTTGCCCCCCGGCGAGACCGGCGAGCGTCACCGACTTGTCCTGGGCGTCGCAGGCGTCGCACTTGCCCTCCACCGGGTCGGGTGCCTTGAGCAGTTCGCCGTCGGCGGGCATTGCGGCCTTGGCGGCGGCGACGGTGTCCGAGGGGATCGGCGCCGAATAGGGCTGGCTCGGCGGACGGATCGCGTCCTTGTTGGACTGTTGGGCGAGCTGCGGATCGACCATGATCTGGTCCTGCAGCGCTCCCATCAGCGCCGGATCGGCCGAATTGCCGCCGATCTCGTCGTCGAGCGCGTCGACATTGCCCGCCTCGCTGCCACCGCCGCACGCGGCGAGCGCCAGCGGCATCAGCAGGATGGCAATTGCATTCGTCCGACGGCCCATCATCACGCTCCACTCCGGCCGAAAATCGCCGGATTTGGGCCAAGTTGATGACAGGTCAGGGTTAAGGAAGCGTTGGCAATGCCTCAGCCAGCCTTGGCGATCCGCTCCTTCTCGGCAGCGATGAAGATGTCGATCTGGGCGTCGAGCACGTCGAGCGGCACCGCCCCCTGCTCCAGCACGGCATCGTGGAAGCGCTTGAGGTCGAAGTCGTTGCCCAGTGCCTGTTCGGCCCGCGCGCGCAGTTCACGGATCTTGAGCTCGCCGAGCTTGTAGCCCAGCGCCTGGCCCGGCCAGCTGATATAGCGATTGACCTCCGCATCGATGTTCGCGGCGGACAGCGCGGTATTGTCGAGCATGAACTTGACCGCCTGTTCCTTGGTCCAGCCCTTGGAATGGATGCCGGTATCGACGACAAGGCGGCACGCGCGCCACATCTCGTAGGACAGCCGCCCCATCTGCTTTTCGGGGGTGTCGTACAGGCCCATCTCGATCCCGACACGCTCCGCATACAGCCCCCACCCTTCGGTAAAGGCGGTGAAATTGGCGAGGTAACGGCGGAATTTCGCGGTCTCCAGCTCCTGCTGCAGCGCGATCTGGTGGTGATGGCCGGGCACCGCTTCATGCGCGGTCAGCGCAGGCAGTTCGTAGAGCGGGCGCTGGTCGAGCTTCGAGGTGTTGACGTAATAATGGCCGGCCATCCCCAGTTCGGGATTGCCCGGGCCGTAATAGGCGGTGGTCGTCCCCTCCGCCGTCTCCGCAGGGATGCGGCGCAGGCCATAGGGAAGCCGCGGCAGGCGGTTGAAGAAGCCCGGCATCTTGCCGTCGATCTCCTTCGCCTGCAGCGCGGCGGCGGCCATCAGCTCCTCGGGCGTCCTGGCGTAATATTTGGGGTTGGTGCGAAGCTCTTCGACAAAGGCTTCGCGCGTGGCGAAGCCGGCGTCCTTCGCCACCTTCTCCATCTCGGCGCGAATGCGCGCGACCTCGTCAAGCCCGACCTTGTGGATCTGGTCGGCGGTCAGGTCTGTGGTGGTCAGTTGACGGATGCGGAAGGCATAGTAGCGCGCGCCGTCGGGCTGCGCCGACACCCCCACCGTCTTGGCGCATTTGGGTGCATAGCTGGTGCGATAAAAATCCGCCGCCTTGGCATAGGCCGGGTTGATCACCTCGGTCACCGTCTTCTTCGCCCGCGCCTGCAGCGCCGCCCATTCGGCGTCGGTGGCATCGACCGGCTTGGTACGGGTGAACGGCGCATAGAAGCGCGATTGGGTCGCATCCTGCTGGATCACGCCGGTGATCGTGCCTTCGAACCCGACCAGGCTGACGCAGGGCTGGACATAGCCGCCCTTCACCGCCTGCGCCGTGATGTGGATCAGCGTATCGTTGGTCGCCGGGAATTTGGCGAGCCGGTCGAGATAGGCGGCATAGTCCGACTTGCGCCGGAACGCCGTCCGCTCCCCCTGCCCCGCCGCGCCCTGCCAGGGGTTGGAATAGCTGGTGAACAGGATGGTGCGCTGGCCGAAGCCGTTGCCCTCGATGCTTTCGGACAGCAGCCGGCGCAGGATCGCCTTGTCAGTGCGTTGCGCGGGCGTGAGTCCGGCATCGGGAATGGCGTCGAGCCGCTTCAGGAAAACGGCCTCCGCCTGAGCCCGCCGATCCTCCGCCGCAAGGCTGACGTCGCCGACCGCGGTCGGATCGATATCGACGCCGACCGATCGTGCGAAGCCCGGATTTTCCTTGAGCACCCAGTCGAAATGATCGTCGAGCAGCGTGCGGAACTCGTCCGACGGGTTGGCCGCCACCGGGGTGGCCAGCGCAAGCGCCATGACCGCCGTGACGGATGAAGCAGACACTTTAGCGCCTGTGTCACGCAGGACGGAACGGCCAAAGCGACGACGCCTGATGAGGGATATGTTCATCACAAAAGGCAAGCAAATCAGCTCCAACATTGCAAGCGCGACCGCCTTCGGAGACCCGGCGCCCTCGCTTTTGGCTCGTTTCAACAGGTTTGCGCTACAAACCAGTTTTCGATATCTCGATGTTGTGATTGATTCGCACAGGAGGCTTTCGATGACTGAGACCGGTACGCCGCCGACCCGGCTGCACGCACTCGACGCCGTCCGTGGCGGCGCGTTGCTGCTCGGTGTCGCCTTTCATGCCAGCCTGAGCTTCGTGCCCGGCCCGCAATTCTGGGTCGTACGCGACGCCGCCGATCCGCTGATCGGCAACTTCACGATCGTCGCGCACATGTTCCGCATGACCCTGTTCTTCCTGATCGCAGGGTTTTTCGGGCGGATGCTGCTCGAGCGGCGCGGAACCGGCGGCTTCGTCGCGGACCGTGCGAAGCGCATCGTCGGGCCGCTCTTCGCCTTCTGGCCGCTGGCGCTTGCCGGTATCATCGCGACCTTCGTGTGGGGGGCGGCGGTGATGAACGGCGGCGCGCTGCCGACCAACCAGCCAGCGCCCCCGCCGCCGACGCTGGCGACGCTGCCGCTGACGCATCTGTGGTTCCTCTATTTGCTCACCCTGTTCTACCTCGCCGCGCTCGCGCTGCGCGGCGTCGCACGACTGGTGGACCGCGACGGGCGCGTCGCGGCACGCGTCGCCGACCCGCTGGTGGCGGGCGCGATCCGCACCGGAGCGATTACCGTGCTGCTGGCCGTGCCCGCGACGCTGCTGCTGGCCGGAACACCGGGATGGATGCCGGTGATGGGTATCCCCACCCCCGATATCGGCCTGATCCCCAATGCGGCGGCGAGCGCGGCTTATGGAACCGCCTTCCTTGCCGGGTGGCTGCTGCAGCGCCAGCCGGAGCTGCTGAGCCGGGTCGCGGCACGCTGGCCGCTGCACCTGATCGGCGCGGTCCTGCTCACCGGCGGGCTGTTGCTGCACATTGCCGGGGTGTCCCCGTTCACGCTGGCGGCAGGGCCAGCCGCCCCCGTGCTGCTCGCCGCCGCCTATATGATCGCGAGCTGGTGCTGGACGCTCGGGCTGCTGGGTGCGGCGCTGTGCTTCCTCGACGCCGAACGGCCCTGGATCCGCTATGTCGCCGACTCCTCCTACTGGATCTATCTGGTCCATCTGCCGGTGGTGATGGCGCTGCAGGTGCTGGTCTATCCGGTCGCGGCCCCGGCACTGGTCAAGTTCGCCATGGTGATCGCGGGCGCTTCCCTTATCCTGTTCGCCAGCTATCACCTTCTGGTGCGGCGCAGCTTTCTGGGTCGCTGGCTCAACGGTCGCGCCTATCCCCGCGCCGCCCGGTCACAATCGATGGAGGTGCAGACCGCATGACCGATCCGGCCCAGAGCGCGCGCGACGACCTCGCCTTCGTCCGCGCGCTGGTGAGCGATGGCGGCGCGGTGCAGGCGTCGCTGGGAGAAGCGCTGTTGGCAGGCGGGCTGTGCTATGGCGTTCAGTGCATCGCCCAATGGGCGATTTATATCAGCGGCTGGCAGGCGCCGGTAGCGGTGCATCTGACCGCCGGGTTTCTCCCTTCGGTGGTGTTTATCGGCCTGATCATCTGGCTTTCGCGGCGCAACCGCGATGCGGTGCCCCATGGCATGGCGTCGCGGGCACTCAACGCCGCATTCGGCAGTTCCGGCCTTGCCGCGATGACAACAGCGGTGATCTTCGGCTATCTCGCCTGGCGCTATCAGGACATGGGCATCTTCCTGTTTCACCCGCTGATGATCGCGGTGGTGCAGGGCGCGGTCTGGTATGTGGCGTTCGCGATCCGCCGCCGCGGCTGGCTGGGGCTGGTGTCGATCGGCTGGTTCGGCGCGGCGATGCTGGGGGCGCTGACGATCGACCGGATGGAAGTGTTCATCCTGCTGATCGGCGTGGCCCTGTTCCTGCTGATGGCACTTCCCGGCTGGATCCTGATGCGCGGCGCGGCGAATAGCTGACGGCGATGAAGGATTTCGACATCGGCAAGATTGACGACGTGATCCACGGCCGGATGCGGCTGGGGATCATGGCCTATCTTGCCGATGCCGAGGTTGCGGAGTTCAACGAACTGAAGGCGCTGTTGCAGGCGACGCAGGGCAATCTTTCCGTGCATCTGCGCAAGCTCGAGGAGGCGGGCTATATCGCGATCGACAAGAGCTTTTCGGGCCGCAAGCCGCTGACCCGCGCGCGCATGACCCCGGAGGGGCGCAAGGCGTTCGCCGCCTATCTTGAAGCGCTGGTCAAGCTGATCGCATAAGGGGGAACCCGCTCCCCTGCCGTCCGTTGCACCCGCGATCGACAGCCCCCCTCCCCCGGAGACTGCCGGATGCCGACCCTGTGACCACCGAATCGATGCAGCCGCGCCGCACGCTTGGCGCGGTCGATGTGTTCGCGCTTACCGTAGGGATCGTCGTCGGCGCAGGGATCTTCCGGACGCCCGCGCTGGTGGCGGGGGTATCGAGCGATGCGACCGTGATGATCCTCGCCTGGGTGGCGGGCGGCCTGCTCTCGATCG
This genomic interval carries:
- a CDS encoding M16 family metallopeptidase, which codes for MRLTRTALFLGAALLPFSVQAQQAAPVPAAQKQEQIAVAPLDFTERTLPNGLKVYAIRDTSTANVSVQVWYDVGSKDDPAGKSGFAHMFEHLMFKGTRNLVDEQMDRLTEDVGGYNNASTNADYTNYYEVVPANHLERLLFAEADRMASLVVDEKVFASERDVVKEELRSRVLAQPYGKLFYVYFPNISYSVHPYARPGIGSIEDLDAANIDDIRAFHATYYRPDNAVLVVAGNFDPAQLDKWVDKYFAPIAKPNRPIPRVTVSEPARTTAVRQTVYEPNTPLPAVLLSYQLPPDNHPDLPALTVLDGILSGGENSRLYRNLVYRDQLVAQADTFLDSRQSTGAYAMYAILAGGKSAQDGEAAMRREIAALRDTPVSDAELAEAKNEILTSALRSRETAEGKASTLAASIIIDRDPRHSDRQLAEIARVTAADVQRVARNYLGDNQSAAIIYLPDAMAQGAKGDSVGVASTVKVAPLVAPKDIVIHTAASEAERIAVPAPAAPVSPIIPVANETRLANGIRVIVVEKRDLPIVTATVVAPAGGASDPQGKAGTAALTAELLTKGTATRSAEQIAQQIESLGGSIGAGADWDAAFATVTVKADQVEPALTVLADVARNPAFAQEELERARKQTLDGVTVQLKDPAALAGIVANRAVFGAAPYGHMLSGNPTSLPKISRSDIADAYGDAWQPDKAALVIVGDIAQKDAVEQAKKLFGDWKADTRIRAATAAATPSPRVIVVDLPEAGQAGVVVARPGIARDDKDFYAAQVANATLGVGFTSRLNREIRIKRGLAYGAGSSVDARRAPGIVTASTQTKNPSAPEVVALIAAEMKALGAAPVPETELDSRKAVLVGSFGRRIERTDGIAGALADYVADGVPLDTLQTYIPAIQGVDPAAVQAAAKKVLDPSSASIVVVGDSKQFVDALRKTYPQLEVIPASALNLDSATLK
- a CDS encoding cell wall hydrolase, translated to MLRRMTRLQLRGLAAALIASLVGAGFSAHAGLTALHASQQGARAVGPQPTGYEADDHFPGAAFYQLADDGSGSPSLGSTGTVELPDTPVPDDAAADPTIRPAPPFDLRGSAQDRARALQCLITAIYYEAATEPEDGQRAVAQVILNRVRHPTFPGTVCGVVFQGSEKSGCQFSFACDGAMARKPERTYWDRAARVASAALAGEVFAPVGMATHYHTHAVTPRWNKSLVMTGVFGAHFFHRWKGYWGTGAAFTQAYRGGEPIPGPTARTATAPVVAKPAPVPTSVAVADAVQRPGNPMLRPAAEQVPKRQPSASARREPAESGDVLARYAAPAESQILDKWKDSGQPIR
- a CDS encoding glycine zipper 2TM domain-containing protein, which encodes MRTPMIAAMMASVVLTPVPALAQQTPRDSNREYREEVRDAQRDYRRDLRRADSPRERRQAQREYQRELRDARQDRRADRRDWRQYRNYDWNRPARGQRAYYADDYYRDGRYYRERRLTRQDRIYRGRDGRYYCRRSDGTTGLIVGGIAGGFLGNALTNGRSSVLGTLLGAAGGAALGASIDRGNMRCR
- a CDS encoding class I mannose-6-phosphate isomerase, producing MPAQLLATHRVEKPWGRHRLWPGFDDPAPGGEPVGEVWFQTPGDAAPDLLIKYLFTSEKLSVQVHPDDDAAHLRGLPRGKDECWVILAAESDSTIALGPRESVDAETLRAAAIDGSIEGLLDWKPVRAGDVIYAPSGTVHAIGAGLTLIEVQQNSETTYRLYDYGRPRELHLDDGIAVADLEPWTPAPTPGEVEAGRTILVEGPKFVLERWGGGDRAIRLPHGVTGWLIPVRGAGEVDGVAWQAGECVTVTGSAVLTASTDSDLLFAYPGAQRM
- a CDS encoding outer membrane protein assembly factor BamD — protein: MRMLSTRSLSLVALAVLALPIAGCARGGGTRADLPYVARDVGTLYTAAKDRLDKGQYKLAAALFDEVERQHPYSVWARRAQLMGAFAYYLDKNYTQAIQSAQRFLAVHPGNRDAPYAYYLIALSYYEQVSDVTRDQKITQQALDALGELNRRYPNTRYAADARLKIDLVRDHLAGKEMEVGRYYQTKGQWLASVMRFRIVIDQYQTTTHTPEALMRLTESYLALGIKDEAKKSAAVLGANYPGTQWYERAYELVQKHGEPVPVPALAAPAERPVRDEPQRPASPTDETN